In the genome of Streptomyces racemochromogenes, one region contains:
- a CDS encoding DegV family protein, translating to MSRHVAIVTDSTAYLPPQAMARHGITSVPLTVVLGDEALEEGTEISARSLAAALQKRRSVTTSRPGPEQFVRAYQDAAEAGATAIVSLHLSAEFSGTYDAAVVAARTAPVPVRVVDTGMVAMALGFCALAAAETAEAGGSADEAVAAAEKRAAEMSAYFYVDTLDYLRRGGRIGAAQALLGSALAVKPLLTLDGGRIEMLEKVRTASKAIARLEELAVERAGARGVDVAVHHLAAPERAEKLAERLRERIPGLVELHVSEVGAVIGAHTGPGLLAAVVSPR from the coding sequence ATGTCCCGCCATGTCGCGATCGTCACCGATTCCACGGCCTACCTCCCCCCGCAGGCGATGGCGCGGCACGGGATCACATCCGTACCCCTGACCGTGGTCCTGGGCGACGAGGCCCTGGAGGAAGGGACCGAGATCTCTGCCCGCAGCCTCGCCGCGGCCCTGCAGAAGCGCCGCTCCGTCACCACCTCCCGCCCCGGCCCGGAGCAGTTCGTACGCGCCTACCAGGACGCCGCCGAGGCCGGTGCCACCGCCATCGTGAGCCTGCACCTGTCCGCCGAGTTCTCCGGCACCTACGACGCCGCCGTGGTCGCGGCCCGGACGGCCCCCGTGCCGGTCCGCGTCGTCGACACCGGCATGGTCGCCATGGCCCTCGGCTTCTGCGCCCTCGCCGCCGCCGAGACCGCCGAGGCCGGCGGGTCCGCCGACGAGGCCGTGGCCGCCGCCGAGAAGCGCGCCGCGGAGATGTCGGCCTACTTCTACGTGGACACCCTCGACTACCTGCGGCGCGGCGGCCGGATCGGGGCCGCCCAGGCGCTCCTCGGTTCCGCGCTGGCGGTCAAGCCGCTGCTGACCCTGGACGGCGGGCGGATCGAGATGCTGGAGAAGGTGCGCACGGCCTCCAAGGCCATCGCCCGGCTGGAGGAGCTGGCCGTCGAGCGGGCCGGGGCGCGGGGCGTCGACGTCGCCGTGCACCATCTGGCGGCCCCGGAGCGGGCCGAGAAGCTCGCCGAGCGGCTGCGCGAGCGCATTCCCGGCCTGGTCGAGCTGCACGTCAGCGAGGTCGGCGCGGTGATCGGCGCCCACACCGGGCCGGGGCTGCTGGCGGCGGTCGTCTCGCCGCGGTGA
- a CDS encoding ComEA family DNA-binding protein, whose translation MTLRTRTPGISTASPSDGPGGSGPGRARRSDGRLRSRPRGRDRIRGRDRTRPDPVVLRRRAEALLGGRAGVEETALRVADPPGGAADPAAGAGPEPGEPLGAREARGLALRERLPVWVQVRCGVEPRTVAAVAVVLVVAVGFAAQQYWSGRPRPVTAPAVLGPGTVAAAPVPSAGPAGAGARIVVDVGGRVRDPGVRRLPSGSRVEDALAAAGGVRPGTDTTGLNRARVLVDGEQVLVGVTAQPAAGGPAPGGGAGGGAGPLSLAGATVEQLDGLPGVGPVLARNIVEFRTARGGFRAVEDLRQVDGIGERRFAELRRLVRP comes from the coding sequence ATGACTCTTCGAACGCGTACTCCAGGCATCTCCACGGCCTCCCCTTCCGACGGCCCCGGCGGGAGCGGGCCCGGGCGGGCGCGCCGGTCCGACGGCAGGCTCCGCTCCCGCCCCCGGGGGCGGGACCGGATCCGGGGGCGGGACCGGACCCGCCCCGACCCCGTCGTGCTGCGGCGCAGGGCCGAGGCCCTGCTGGGCGGCCGGGCCGGGGTGGAGGAGACGGCCCTGCGGGTCGCCGACCCGCCGGGCGGTGCGGCGGATCCGGCTGCCGGTGCCGGGCCGGAGCCCGGGGAGCCGCTCGGGGCCCGGGAGGCGCGCGGGCTCGCGCTGCGGGAGCGGCTGCCGGTGTGGGTGCAGGTGCGGTGCGGGGTGGAGCCGAGGACGGTGGCCGCCGTGGCGGTGGTGCTGGTGGTGGCCGTCGGGTTCGCCGCCCAGCAGTACTGGTCGGGCCGGCCCCGGCCGGTGACGGCTCCGGCCGTGCTCGGGCCCGGCACCGTCGCCGCCGCCCCCGTGCCGTCGGCGGGCCCGGCCGGTGCGGGCGCCCGCATCGTGGTGGACGTCGGCGGCAGGGTCCGCGACCCCGGCGTGCGGAGGCTGCCCAGCGGCTCGCGGGTGGAGGACGCGCTGGCCGCCGCCGGGGGAGTGCGGCCGGGCACGGACACCACCGGGCTCAACAGGGCCCGGGTGCTGGTGGACGGCGAACAGGTGCTGGTGGGCGTCACCGCGCAGCCGGCCGCGGGCGGCCCGGCCCCCGGCGGGGGCGCCGGTGGCGGGGCCGGTCCGCTGAGCCTCGCCGGCGCGACGGTCGAGCAGCTGGACGGGCTGCCCGGGGTGGGCCCCGTCCTCGCCCGGAACATCGTCGAGTTCCGGACGGCCCGGGGCGGCTTCCGGGCCGTGGAGGACCTCCGGCAGGTCGACGGGATCGGCGAGCGGAGGTTCGCCGAGCTGCGAAGGCTGGTAAGGCCGTGA